In Rhineura floridana isolate rRhiFlo1 chromosome 12, rRhiFlo1.hap2, whole genome shotgun sequence, a single window of DNA contains:
- the SCN3B gene encoding sodium channel subunit beta-3, with protein MAALTKVAAASSLLVVLWVGVCSAVCVEVPSETEAVQGSRMKLLCISCMKREEVSANTVVEWFYKAEGGTDESIYKYNDKKEEFGKRFYGRLQWDGSTDMQDVSISVLNITLNDSGTYTCNVTREFNFEVHRPVVTHSKLIHLTVAEKAGEDFTSFISEVMMYILLVFLTLWLLIEMVYCYRKVAKAEEAAQENATDYLAIPSDNKENCAVPVEE; from the exons ATGGCTGCGCTGACAAAGGTGGCCGCCGCCTCTTCGCTGCTGGTGGTGCTTTGGG TGGGTGTCTGCTCTGCAGTCTGTGTTGAAGTACCGTCAGAGACAGAGGCAGTCCAGGGGTCACGCATGAAGCTGCTGTGCATCTCCTGCATGAAGCGAGAAGAGGTTTCTGCCAACACTGTGGTGGAATGGTTCTATAAGGCAGAAGGGGGCACAGATGAGAGT ATCTACAAGTACAATGATAAGAAAGAGGAATTTGGGAAACGCTTCTATGGCAGGCTGCAATGGGACGGGAGCACAGACATGCAGGACGTGTCCATCTCCGTGCTCAACATCACTCTGAATGATTCAGGGACCTATACCTGCAATGTCACCCGGGAATTCAACTTTGAGGTTCATCGCCCAGTTGTTACCCACTCGAAGCTGATCCACCTCACAGTGGCAGAGAAGG CCGGAGAAGACTTCACGTCTTTCATCTCTGAAGTGATGATGTATATTCTCTTAGTCTTCCTCACCTTGTGGCTGCTGATAGAAATGGTTTACTGCTACAGGAAAGTGGCTAAAGCGGAGGAGGCTGCCCAGGAAAATGC GACTGACTACCTCGCCATCCCTTCAGACAACAAGGAGAACTGTGCTGTGCCTGTGGAGGAGTAG